The following coding sequences are from one Patagioenas fasciata isolate bPatFas1 chromosome 23, bPatFas1.hap1, whole genome shotgun sequence window:
- the RNF207 gene encoding RING finger protein 207 isoform X6 yields MGHTGHCPRGHPLHPGCCTLISCGHPPGAQMAGGIFSPLGSCSELEKANCHPLVCLLCHEPYQHPCLLDCYHNFCASCLRGRASDGRLSCPLCGHPSVVRGGTGLPPVDRLLQFLVDSSADGEEDVQCANCDRCCAKAELDTMYFCNTCGQPLCTPCREETHRAKMFARHEIVSLSKRTKDIHKKCPLHEEPYIMFSTEKKSMLCINCFRDMQGESRAHCIDIETAYMQGCQRLDQAVMAVKELQTSTREAIVLLKAMIEEVRNSASDEEAAINSLFGRMQEQLSERKKTLLKAVQSQHEEKEKAFKEQLAHLASLLPTLQVHLVTCSAFLSSANKAEFLDLGYQLMERLQRIVKLPHRLRPAQTSKINSEYRAEFARCLEPLLMLSPRRSVVGSAGGIGPGIASANMLPGGQCSKTLMVPSCPPVGDKMSTSPMVRKPTMHRYISTKVLLAEGRETPFAEHCRNYENTYRMLQTEIQGLKDQVQELHRDLTKHHSLIKTEIMSEILQKSLQMDVQIAAHYSAVEMMRSVFEEVWEETYQRVANEQEIYEAQLHDLLQLRQENSCLTTITKQIAPYVRSIAKVKERLEPRLQEPREPREEQAQMLLKICDGSETAPRDAPSGSTAGAPAGPGEHREPGPPGDPSPASTDCCGGQQGSGTGSSARKELVP; encoded by the exons ATGGGACACACGGGTCACTGCCCGCGAGGTCACCCCCTGCACCCCGGCTGCTGCACCCTCATCTCCTGCGGCCATCCCCCGGGCGCCCAG ATGGCTGGCGGCATCTTCTCCCCGCTGGGGAGCTGCTCGGAGCTGGAGAAGGCCAACTGCCACCCGCTGGTGTGCCTGCTGTGCCATGAGCCCTACCAGCACCCCTGCCTGCTCGACTGCTACCACAACTTCTGCGCCAGCTGCCTGCGGGGCCGCGCCAGCGACGGCCGCTTGAGCTGCCCGCTCTGCGG GCACCCCTCGGTGGTGagggggggcacggggctgccccCCGTGGACCGGCTCCTgcagttcctggtggacagctcGGCCGACGGCGAGGAGGACGTGCAGTGCGCCAACTGCGACCGGTGCTGTGCCAAGGCG GAGCTGGACACCATGTACTTCTGCAACACCTGCGGGCAGCCCCTCTGCACCCCATGCCGCGAGGAGACCCACCGCGCCAAGATGTTCGCCCGCCACGAGATCGTCTCCCTCTCCAAGCGCACCAAGGACATCCACAAGAAGTGCC CGCTGCACGAGGAGCCCTACATCATGTTCTCCACCGAGAAGAAGTCCATGCTCTGCATCAACTGCTTCAGGGACATGCAGGG GGAGAGCCGGGCGCACTGCATCGATATCGAGACGGCGTACATGCAGGGCTGCCAGCGGCTGGACCAGGCGGTGATG GCCGTGAAGGAGCTGCAGACCTCCACACGCGAGGCCATCGTCCTCCTCAAGGCCATGATCGAGGAGGTGCGCAACAGTGCCAGCGATGAGGAGGCAGCCATCAACTCCCTCTTCGGCCGCAtgcag GAGCAGCTCTCCGAGAGGAAGAAGACGCTCCTGAAAGCTGTGCAGAG CCAGCacgaggagaaggagaaggcgtTCAAGGAGCAGCTCGCCCACCTGGCCTCCCTGCTGCCCACCCTGCAG gtgcacctggtgacctgctcagccttCCTGAGCTCCGCCAACAAAGCCGAGTTCCTGGACCTGGGCTAC CAACTGATGGAGCGGCTGCAGCGGATCGTGAAGCTGCCGCACCGCCTGCGGCCGGCGCAGACCAGCAAG ATCAACAGCGAGTACCGGGCAGAGTTCGCCCGCTGCCTGGAGCCCCTGCTGATGCTCAGCCCCCGCCGCTCCGTCGTGGGCAGCGCTGGCGGCATCGGCCCCGGCATCGCCAGCGCAAACAT GCTCCCCGGCGGCCAATGCTCCAAGACCCTCATGGTGCCCAGCTGCCCCCCTGTCGGCGATAAAATGTCCACCAGCCCCATGGTGCGGAAGCCAACAATGCACCGGTACATCAGCACCAAGGTCCTGCTGGCCGAGGGGCGCGAGACCCCCTTCGCCGAGCACTGCCGCAACTACGAGAACACCTACCGG ATGCTGCAGACAGAGATCCAGGGCCTGAAGGACCAGGTGCAGGAGCTGCACCGCGACCTCACCAAGCACCACTCGCTCATCAAGACGGAGATCATGAGCGAGATCCTGCAGAAGTCGCTGCAGATGGACGTGCAGATCGCTGCTCACTACTCTGCCGTGGAGATGATGCGCAGTGTCTTCGAGGAG gtCTGGGAGGAGACGTACCAGCGGGTGGCAAACGAACAGGAGATCTACGAAG cccagctccacgACCTGCTGCAGCTGCGGCAGGAGAACAGCTGCCTGACCACCATCACCAAGCAGATCGCACCCTACGTCCGCTCCATCGCCAAGGTGAAGGAGCGGCTGGAGCCCAG GCTGCAGGAGCCGCGGGAGCCCAGGGAGGAACAGGCGCAGATGCTGCTCAAGATCTGCGATGGCAGCGAAACGGCGCCAAG GGACGCCCCGTCTGGCAGCACAGCGGGGGCTCCGGCCGGCCCTGGGGAGCACCGCGAGCCTGGCCCCCCCGGAGACCCCTCCCCAGCAAGCACAGACTGCTGCGGGGGCCAGCAGGGAAGCGGGACCGGGAGCAGCGCCCGGAAAGAGCTGGTGCCGTAG